The following DNA comes from Marinilactibacillus sp. Marseille-P9653.
TACCGAACCATTCACTGGGGCAAACCAGATATACTTTACTGCGTTCTATTAGTAACAAGCGCCGTTTTAATCTTTATCGTTCGAGAACATTACTTTTTATAAAATAAACCTATTGGAGGAAACAAACAGATGACATTTACGGAAGAACTACGCATGGAAGCAGATCCGATTTTTGAGGCTATTTTCCAACACCCTTTTGTTAAAGGAATTGAAACAGGAACACTCAAACCGGAACAACTGATTCATTATGTTAAGCAAGACTTTGAATATTTAAATACCTTCATCCAGATTTACGGACTGGCGATTTCTCGTTGTGAGAAAAGAGAAGATATGCGTCTGTTTCACGATAAAATGGCTTTTATTTTGAATGAGGAAATACATCCACACAACAATTTTTGTGAGGTAGCCGGAGTGAATTATGATGAATTACAATATGAGCCGCTAGCGCCTACTGCTTTAAACTACACTCGACACATGCTAGATGTTGCCAATAAAGGTCGCATTGGAGAAATCCTTGCCGTATTGCTGCCGTGCCCCTGGACGTATTATGAAATTGGCGTCTATTTGAAAAATAAACTAAATGTACAAGAAGACCATCCATTTTATGAGTGGATCACGTTTTATGCATCAACAGAAGGAACTGGACAATTTAGAAATCGATTAGATGAATATGCCGAAACTGCTTCTGATGCAGAGAAAAAACGCATGAAAGATGCTTTTTTGAAAAGTTGTCAGCTTGAATTAATGTTCTGGGAAATGGCCTTCACAGAAGAAACATGGCCAGTAAAACTTTAATGACCTGAAAAAGATAGGCTTTTATCCATTCTACTAGTCTATTCCTCTCTATGGTATACT
Coding sequences within:
- the tenA gene encoding thiaminase II, with translation MTFTEELRMEADPIFEAIFQHPFVKGIETGTLKPEQLIHYVKQDFEYLNTFIQIYGLAISRCEKREDMRLFHDKMAFILNEEIHPHNNFCEVAGVNYDELQYEPLAPTALNYTRHMLDVANKGRIGEILAVLLPCPWTYYEIGVYLKNKLNVQEDHPFYEWITFYASTEGTGQFRNRLDEYAETASDAEKKRMKDAFLKSCQLELMFWEMAFTEETWPVKL